From the genome of Medicago truncatula cultivar Jemalong A17 chromosome 2, MtrunA17r5.0-ANR, whole genome shotgun sequence:
TTATTGTTCTCCTACAAGTTACATACTTTGCTTTTGGATGACAATTTTGACTATATATGTTTTTctgtttatttctatttagatCTGTGGGAAAAACTCAGATGAATGAACAATCTTCAAGAAGTCATTTCGTATTCACTCTTCGAATATACGGTGTAAATGAGGTATGAATGTTTCTCCTCTATAAATAATTCAAGCCATGTTTCTTGCTCATGACTCAGTTTCTTTCCTAGAGCTTGtatggattgacttatttgaacatGTCTGCTTGCTTGAGTACTTGTGAGACGGTTGGAGAAagcttatagaaacaacttatgacatgtccataagctgttttcaacttatttccataagctctccaagatagcttatgaaaaatttgactttttgttatagaaacaacatatacataagcacttatctcTTTTTTCTGCCAGAGCACGGACCAACAAGTACAAGGTGTTCTAAATCTCATTGATCTTGCTGGGAGTGAGCGTCTTTCAAGGAGTGGCTCAACTGGAGACCGATTGAAAGAAACTCAAGTGTGTAAAACCATACgatgttttctattttataCAGTTCTGCTTCTTTGATTTATTATAATCCAAACTTCTTTCACTTGTAATTAggcaataaataaaagtttatcATCATTAAGTGATGTTATATTTGCGTTGGCCAAGAAGGAGGATCATATTCCATTCAGGAACTCAAAGCTTACATACCTACTTCAGgtgatttttctttcatattagtCATTGAAAAATGCTGCAATTTTCTTAACCTTGAAAAATGATAAGGATCTCTAAATTCTAATAGTCATAAAACGAAACTGATGTTTTATCGTATACTTTAAATCAGTTATTTGAAGGCACGTACAGTTCTTTCAGTGCTACACATAGTTATGATTTCCCTTTaccataaataaattatattgttAAGATAGACCAAAGATAATTCATGTTGTAGACTGCAATAGGTAggactgttaaaaaaaaaatcccaaaaccAAACCTAACCGTTAAACCAAAACAAACTGCACtgaaaaaaactaaactattCGTCACCTTACAGTGCGGCGTGGTTcagtttagtttttgatttttttttaaaaacagtCTTAATGTTCAACTTGGTccagtttttggtttttttcaaCTGTCCTAATAATCAGTTAGTTACAGCATTACCAATTTGATACAATGGTTCACAAAGAATCGGTTTAGTTCGAAAAAGTACAGTTCAGTTTTTTTGTAAAGGTAGTTTCGATTTGGAATCACTGAACCGGTGAACCAAATCTTTACATCAACTCGGTTTGAGACAAACCATTAATGGTTCGGTTCAGTTTTACCGAACTGTTTAAACAAattgattcaattttctttcccGAACCATGAACAGTGCTGCTAGTTGTTGGTGTTTCTTAATAGCTTTGAGATGATCTAATTTGTTGACTATTATGTTGAACAGCCTTGTCTAGGTGGAGACTCAAAGACATTAATGTTTGTAAACATTGCTCCTGACCAAGCTTCATCTGGAGAGTCACTATGCTCGCTCCGGTTTGCTTCAAGAGTAAATGCTTGTGAAATCGGGACACCTCGCCGCACCACCAACGGTCGCCCTACAGAATCTCGCTTGAGCTATTTCTAATCTCACCACAAATGAAATCATGAATATATTGTTTAACCTGCTTGGAGGAGTCAATTTGCTTGGCCTATGTGACCACTACAATAACCAAAATTAGCTTTAATTCTAAATTTCTAACATCATACATATAGCTTGTATAGTGAAGAGGTTACCAAGTACTATGCATTTAGTTAAAAACACTTCCATGTTCTATTAGTTTCATTTGCAATTCTGTTTAATGTTGTATAATCATAATTTCATTCCTTATATTATGAGTAAACAACTAGACATGTTTCttagtgtcaattttttttataaaatattgaaGTTCTGTTAAACTAGTTATAAAACTTAAGAATCAAATTGATGGTTGGTACATGTTATTTAAGAAGTGTGATTGTTACTCTTTTGAAAGTATATTCGTAAATAATAAATACACTAACTTAAGAAAGAAATGGGAGTACAATGACGTATCATCTGCCATATGTATGTTGATGGATTAACATGTAGCATAGCTAAGTTTGATGGTGATAAGTCTCAATCTAAGCTTGAGTTCTTGCAAAGCAAGTTAAATATTAATACAATATTTAACTTGTCAATTAATTAAGTCGTACCTTGTGGTAGAGAGTCAATTCCTGAACCATATTAAAAAACTTGTTGTATAATCCAAGTAAAATTTATTAGACTTCCTAACTcctccaaactccaaaatttgTACATGTGGCAATGTGAgcatagtattttattttatttttaataaaaaaaagagcataatatgtttttattgtttcGATTAAACCTATGATTTTGAGGGAAATGGACTGCAGTAATCAATAATTCAGATCGAAAGATAAGTAAAGTCACACTAATAATTGCTTCGGTTATGACCGGAAATAGGATTCTCCTcacaatttgtttttaattgaagttgattaatgattatttaaactaacagaatttttattatagataGAATTGGCAACATTGTGATTGAAACcaaaagaatttttaaaaaaagaagaaagaacacTATTatacatttgaaaattttgctGAAATTATAGCATTTATCTATCTACAAGGTAAAAACGTCCTTATCTTGAATCAACAcaatcaaaaacacaaaattgtTTTGACAAGAGTAAAAAATACAGCTTAATTAAAATCATGTCAAATTGTTTTATACATTATAGTCATCCTGTCCATGACATCTTTAAGCATAACTTCAGTTTCTTTATAGCATGCTTGTGTTTCAAGTAGATTTTTGTTCCTTGAAGCTTCTTCAAGCTGTCAttgcataaaaaattcaattcattaaCCCAACATCTATTCACATAATAGTAAATTGCGGTCAACAACTGCAATTACAGCACAAATGTCGTTGGACCACAATTGCGGCCACAACACAAACATGGCCGCAATTGTGGTCGCATCAGCCACATTTGTCTGCAATATTTTGGATTACAGTGGCATCGACCACTTTTTCCTGCAATATCAAGCACTAAAATGCGACTCTATGTAACCGCAATATAAAAAGGAGCATACCTTTTCAAAATTATCAAACAATTTGTTTGCCACATCAGTTAATTGTTGCTTATCTTCAACTGGGACAGCAGAGATAACCTTGTCAAAATCAAAGTACATGAATGTTGACTTGAGTCTTAGGTACCTCCTAACATAGTTGAGTGTGTCTTGTGCAATCAAATCCGCCATTGCAAGAAGATCAAATGCATATTTCTTGATCCTTAAAACACTTCCTTTTGCTCCAATATTTGCCATGTAgagtttctttttaataaaagaacGCGTCCCAGTTTTCTCATTTGCAATATCTAACCATATAATCATCATTCACATCGTTAGAACAAGAACCTTGATTCAAAAGTAAACAGATACGAAAAACGcaaacaaagaaaacacaacATTTTATCTCAGGGCTCGGCCAGTTGTGTCTACGTTCTCTGACTACATTGATATTCTATATATTATTCAAGCTTAGGATTACTTTTACAAATTTACTTTAAATGCTACGGTCCAATTTACATGATTACTCCTAAGCCACTTAGTATGGTCTAGTCAACTCAAGCGACTTGTGCACTTATCAGTAAGGCGACATTTAGTACAGTGAACTTAAAAGATTAAACCATCGTGATGAAGTTAACTATAACCATCGATTTAATATATCTATTGGCATTGTACTTCACTAATAGGTCAATAGTTATTTTTTAACTTCACCATGATAgtacaattaatatttttaagttcACCATGCTAACTTTCAATCATAActataaaagaaaatagtaaaagaaagaacaaaaaaccAATCATAATTGTCCAATGTCAATTGAAACATAACATCAAAACAAACATAAGAGCAATGAAATGCATGTATACAAGCAagaacaataagaaattaatcTTACTATTAGTGACAGTTGGTTCTGGAATAGGTCCATCAATCCAAAATCCATTATCCTTAGCCAGTGAAATCTTCTCACTGAATTGTCCTGTAAGAACTAAAGAAACAAGGCTTATTGCAGCTGCTCTTCTTGTAGTGTTAACTGATTCACATTctgatattttctttgttttgctTCCAAGAAATCCAACTACTACTTGTCCTGTCTTAAAGGTTCTTTGTGCATTTGGAACAAGGCATGTAATTGGAGTTAAAGTTTTGGAGACTCCATGCAAATTTGTTAGAGGAGCCATAACTCAAATGAGTACAAGTGTTTGAGAAATTAAGATAGATAATTCATTAAAGtttttggaaataaaaaatttgtgacATATCCATTTGGGAAGTGCTAGTGCTATGGTGTCCACTAAGTGGCACTAGAAAGGATATCATTATTAAGGGTGGTTTtgtaattttagttttgatgtgtttttttttttttttttttttttggggtcaaGGATGTATGTGGACTTAATTTATATAGTGGGCTTAGAGTATCTCTTTTGGGTGGGTTCTTATTAGCACGAAAATTGTTTTATAGGCCTCCTGAATTGCTTAAAATTCAGTGAAAACGCATCTGGGAAAATAGTTTCTGGttctataaacaaaataaacccTATCGAAAGATACGTTTTGATAGGTTGAGCGATTAATGAGGCCTATAAAGAAATTACCATCTATCACAAGTGACAAATGAAACTCCCATttcatgacaaaaaaataaataaacaaaatcctTTGGTTTTTCTTAAGCGAAATTCGGCTTGCAAAAGCATGCACAATGACAGCCATCATTCCAATGTGTTGGTTACCATCACTGAGAGCAAGGTTTTAAATAATGGTCGTGTTCGAGGTTGCGGTTGCGTTAAGGATTTTGCAATTTCGGGTTTTTACGGATGTTGTTTTATAAATTGAAGTTGTCGCAATGtgaattaatcaaaatattgaacagatattattaagtttatttataatatcatataCTGTATAATAACTTCATTTTGAGTGTTTCTTCATAAGTTCATAACAGTAATTCTTTCATAATCTTGTAATGAATTTGTTCCTCTAAGAATTTAATCACTAATGACAATTGAAATGGAGTTCCACTAATAAAAACCTTGAATAGAGAATCCCATAAAGGCTATTCTATCTTAAAAAACTTCCattccctatatatatatatatttttttttttttttctttctttctttcaaatatccataacaaataaattCATCGGAGTGACTAAATataagatttaatttgtatgcattgtaaattttgtttatatatggATTGAATCAAATCACGTCGTGTATGTacttttgttgatattttaatgtaaaacttttttatacATTAATTGAATCAAATTACGTCGTGTATGTTCCTTTGTTGATATTTTAGGAACCAACATATTTTGATGTGAATTGACAACCAGAAACGTGTAACATTTTCAATAATTTGGaaatattgttaattttgttatttattcaTATAAGTTTTCGTAAAACAATGAAAGTTggctttaaattattttttaattcattgcaTGAATCACGTTATTATtatcattgaattgaattggCTAAAGCAGAGG
Proteins encoded in this window:
- the LOC11405533 gene encoding photosynthetic NDH subunit of lumenal location 3, chloroplastic → MAPLTNLHGVSKTLTPITCLVPNAQRTFKTGQVVVGFLGSKTKKISECESVNTTRRAAAISLVSLVLTGQFSEKISLAKDNGFWIDGPIPEPTVTNNIANEKTGTRSFIKKKLYMANIGAKGSVLRIKKYAFDLLAMADLIAQDTLNYVRRYLRLKSTFMYFDFDKVISAVPVEDKQQLTDVANKLFDNFEKLEEASRNKNLLETQACYKETEVMLKDVMDRMTIMYKTI